One genomic window of Myxococcus virescens includes the following:
- a CDS encoding DNA alkylation repair protein: protein MKLLESHGDEKVRQRYVRDGVVDNVFGVLLGKIRSLAATLGTNHGLGLELWGTGNHDARILACMLLDPAALTEKEARGLLEPLSNPNLVDELVGRVLVHAPVASRLQEKWMDGSKELPRRAGWKLLAGRIARGLEKELDVGATLERIERELPDAPYRVKEGINFCLVWIGLHLPAYTSEAIAIGERLGRWDPRPIPKGCTSSYAPEWIAAALALRKGEKTEARKAMEAAAKAKAPRGEGKPAVAKAKVASARKKSAAKKPSARTRAR, encoded by the coding sequence TACGTGCGCGACGGGGTGGTCGATAACGTCTTCGGTGTGCTGCTCGGCAAGATCCGTAGCCTGGCAGCGACGTTGGGGACGAACCACGGGCTCGGACTGGAACTGTGGGGGACCGGCAATCACGATGCGCGCATCCTCGCGTGCATGCTCCTCGACCCCGCGGCGCTCACTGAGAAGGAGGCACGCGGGCTCCTCGAGCCACTCTCGAACCCGAACCTGGTCGACGAACTCGTCGGTCGCGTGCTCGTGCATGCGCCCGTCGCCTCGAGGCTTCAGGAGAAGTGGATGGACGGCAGCAAGGAACTCCCTCGCCGCGCCGGATGGAAGCTTCTTGCCGGGCGCATTGCGCGCGGCCTTGAGAAGGAACTCGACGTAGGCGCGACGCTCGAGCGCATCGAGCGTGAGCTTCCGGATGCACCGTACCGGGTGAAGGAGGGCATCAACTTCTGCCTGGTCTGGATCGGCCTCCACCTGCCCGCGTACACCTCGGAGGCCATCGCTATCGGCGAGCGCCTCGGTCGCTGGGACCCGCGACCGATTCCGAAGGGATGCACTTCGAGCTACGCACCGGAGTGGATCGCCGCGGCGCTCGCGCTGCGGAAAGGTGAGAAGACCGAAGCCCGAAAAGCGATGGAGGCGGCCGCAAAGGCGAAGGCACCGCGCGGCGAAGGGAAGCCGGCAGTCGCGAAGGCGAAGGTCGCTTCGGCCAGGAAGAAGAGCGCCGCGAAGAAGCCCTCCGCCAGAACGCGGGCGCGCTGA